AACAGACTGGTTCAAGATAGTCGGTAGACCCGGTGCTCGAAGCCCAGCAGTCCGGGGACTGGGCAGGGCTGTTTCATTCCCTCAAAGGCTCATAATGTCAAGGCTTTGTGAAGCGCGATTGCTCTAATTTTTATGGAGAATAATTGAATTTTTTGGATCAAAATGTAGGTTTTCTATCACTTTTGTCCCAAAAATCATCGCGCTACGTATTGACAAATCCTGCCTCCTTATCGAATGAAACAGCCCTGCGGGGACTGGGGGGAGTAACCGGCCTTGACCGACGAACACCGTCTGGTTGACCCAGGCGTACCGCGGGTCGCCCGTCTCCAGCACCCAATGGGAACGGATTGACTGGTCGGCGAACTCGGTCGGCGCGCACACGCTCACGGCCCATTTCAACTTTTCGTTGGCCTCGGCCGGACCGAAGTAGTGGGCGCAAAGGATCGCCCCGTCGTCCGTCTCGATCTGGACGCGGACGTCCATCCTTATGAAGCCATCCGGGCCGGTAAGCATCCAGTCGCTGCCGGCTCCGAGGAGCTTTCCCTTAAGCCGTGGCCCTTCGACCCGGCCGCCGGTCATCTCGAAGTACTGGCGGCCGCCGTAGGGGCCGTCCCCGACTTCGTGGGGTGGACCGCACGCCACTTGACATGTGAACTCGTGGACGAGTTGCAGGGATTGATCAGACATTGTACGCTCCAGAACGCTACTTTCCTAAAAGCACTTGCGGGTCGCCGGTGAACCAAGCGTTGTCGATGACGACGCGACGCATGCGCCAAAGCCTTTCGTCTCTGATGAGTTCCACCTCGTACCAGTTGATCATCTGGCATCGTCGGGAATGGTCGCTCCGAGGGAGGTGGGTGGCGTCGACCAATATTCGCAACCGGGCGACGTCCCCTTCGACATGGACGCGCCCGTTCGTAATCACGTGACTGGTCGTCTGTGATCCGGCGTTCGCGCTCAAGAAGCCGACCACCGTCTCGTGCCCGGTCAACAGCGGGAAGTTGAGACCCATCTTGCGACCGCAGGGACCAAAGTCCACCACAATATCCTCACTGAAGGCCGAGGCGATCAGAGCCGGGTCGTTATGGTCAACTCCAGCACCGAAACGGTAAAGGGCATCCATGACCTCTAAGTAGTCGCCAGCGGACGCGATAGGATTGTGATCAATAGTCATGGTTGATCCTTAACTGGGATGATTGAATTTGGATTTCAGCATCACTTCACTACGGCTTGCTAAAGTCGATTTCGAGTCCGTAAATGTGTCGTCCGACTTCCAGGCATTCCGAAATCTCATTGCGTGTCCGCTCTTGCATGCGCGCCTCGCACTTTTTCACGGCCTCCGTGACCTCGGCGGCCGGATTGGCCACTAAGCCGTCGGCCAGTTCGAGCGAGTCGAGCAGTGCAAGGTTCACC
This portion of the Brasilonema sennae CENA114 genome encodes:
- a CDS encoding nuclear transport factor 2 family protein, encoding MTIDHNPIASAGDYLEVMDALYRFGAGVDHNDPALIASAFSEDIVVDFGPCGRKMGLNFPLLTGHETVVGFLSANAGSQTTSHVITNGRVHVEGDVARLRILVDATHLPRSDHSRRCQMINWYEVELIRDERLWRMRRVVIDNAWFTGDPQVLLGK
- a CDS encoding DUF3237 domain-containing protein codes for the protein MSDQSLQLVHEFTCQVACGPPHEVGDGPYGGRQYFEMTGGRVEGPRLKGKLLGAGSDWMLTGPDGFIRMDVRVQIETDDGAILCAHYFGPAEANEKLKWAVSVCAPTEFADQSIRSHWVLETGDPRYAWVNQTVFVGQGRLLPPVPAGLFHSIRRQDLSIRSAMIFGTKVIENLHFDPKNSIILHKN